ACGCTACACTCAACGGGATCAGGGCAGAACATCTGAATATTACGACAATAGAGGATCCTGTGGAGTACGAGATGAAAGGTATAAACCAGGGACAGGTCGATGTAAAGGCTGGTATAACATTCTCGTCAGCGCTAAAAGCGATCGTAAGACAGGATCCAGACGTGATACTCGTTGGTGAGATCAGGGATCAGGAAACAGCTGAATTGGCTATCAGGGCGGCTCTCACTGGCCATCTTGTCTTCAGCACACTCCATACGAATACCGCGGCTGGCAGTATCAGCCGACTTCTGGACATGGGGGTGGAACCGTTTCTTCTCGCATCCACAATCAGAGGAGTCCTCGGGCAGAGGCTTGTAAGGCTGATATGTCAGGAATGCAGGGAACAGTACAAACCAGTTAAAAAAGAATATGATCTTCTTGACCTTGATCCCGGAAAAATCCCATATTTTTTCCGTGGAGCAGGGTGCCCCTCCTGCAACAATACCGGGTATAAGGGCAGGATAGGAATTTACGAGCTGCTTCGTATGAGTCCCGGGATCAGGGACCTGGTACTCGAAAAAGCTCCTGATACCAGGATACAGAGTGAGGCTGTCAATTCGGGCATGATCATGATGAGAACCGACGGTGCTCGTAAAGTCGTAAAGGGCCTCACGACCTTTGATGAGGTAATGAGGGTCACATAAAATCACCATGGGGCCAAATATTACTTGAAAAAGGATATCCTTTGGATATATTCCTTCATCGGGAGCTGGCGTAGCTCAGCTGGTAGAGCAGCGCATTCGTAATGCGCAGGTCGTCGGTTCGACTCCGTCCGCCAGCTCCATCTTTCAATATATGACCGTTCTGATAGCAGGATTATTCCACTGAAAAAACGGGAAAAAAAAGACTTGATTGTGAGCAACTTCTAATATATATTTTGGGCGCAAATTTTCCGACCCCTTTTGTGTTGATAGCTAACTTTTGTGTTATCAGAGTGTTAGCCGGGACTGGAGAAAAAAATGACTGAGGAGCAGTCGGCTTCGAAGAAGCCGGCGGTCATCAGGTTGAAGACTGAGTGGTGTAAAGGTTGCGAGATCTGTGTTGCTTTCTGTCCGAAGGACGTCCTGGAGATGGAAGGTGGCAAGGTCAAGGTGGTTCGACCCGATGACTGCATAAAGTGTATGCTTTGTGAATTGCGATGCCCGGATTTTGCGATTACCGTTGAATAGGGACCCTTGACAGAGGGTCCTTTTTCTGTACGGTAACAGGTATCTCAGACACCCGAAGCTTTGGAAGCCGGGAGCAAGGAGAAGAGTGATTTGGGAAAAGATAATTTCCCCAATGTACGTATGATGCAGGGCAACCAGGCTTGTGCCGAGGGAGCACTGGCGGCGGGATGCAGATTCTTTGCCGGCTATCCGATCACTCCTTCTTCGGAGATCGCCGAGCATCTTTCGACAGCCCTTCCGATGGTGGGAGGAAAGTTCATCCAGATGGAGGATGAGATAGCAGCGATGGGAGCGACGATAGGCGCGTCTCTGACCGGATTGAAATCGTTGACCGCGACTTCCGGACCCGGGTTCAGCCTGAAGCAGGAGAATATTGGTTATGCCTGTATGGCGGAAGTACCATGTGTGATAATCAATGTCATGAGAGGCGGACCCAGTACCGGGATGCCTACTCTTCCCGCACAGATGGACGTACAGCAGGCCAGGTGGGGGACTCACGGTGACCATAGTATTATAGTGCTGGTCGCGGCAACTGCCCAGGATGCATATGGACAGACTATCCGTGCATTCAATCTTGCCGAGAAGTATATGACTCCTGTAATTCTTCTTCTTGACGAAATAGTAGGCCATACTACTGAAAAAGTAGTGATACCGGATCCTTCGACGATAGAACTGGTCGACAGGAAGAAGCCTGAAGTCACACCTGAAGAATACAGGCCTTATGCTGAGACGGAGGATTGTATTCCGATACTTGCCAACTTCGGTACGGGATACAAGTATAACGTGACCGGGCTCTGTCATAACGAGACAGGGTTCCCAATAAATGACA
The Candidatus Latescibacterota bacterium DNA segment above includes these coding regions:
- the tadA gene encoding Flp pilus assembly complex ATPase component TadA; the encoded protein is ATLNGIRAEHLNITTIEDPVEYEMKGINQGQVDVKAGITFSSALKAIVRQDPDVILVGEIRDQETAELAIRAALTGHLVFSTLHTNTAAGSISRLLDMGVEPFLLASTIRGVLGQRLVRLICQECREQYKPVKKEYDLLDLDPGKIPYFFRGAGCPSCNNTGYKGRIGIYELLRMSPGIRDLVLEKAPDTRIQSEAVNSGMIMMRTDGARKVVKGLTTFDEVMRVT
- a CDS encoding 4Fe-4S binding protein, which codes for MTEEQSASKKPAVIRLKTEWCKGCEICVAFCPKDVLEMEGGKVKVVRPDDCIKCMLCELRCPDFAITVE
- a CDS encoding 2-oxoacid:acceptor oxidoreductase subunit alpha — its product is MGKDNFPNVRMMQGNQACAEGALAAGCRFFAGYPITPSSEIAEHLSTALPMVGGKFIQMEDEIAAMGATIGASLTGLKSLTATSGPGFSLKQENIGYACMAEVPCVIINVMRGGPSTGMPTLPAQMDVQQARWGTHGDHSIIVLVAATAQDAYGQTIRAFNLAEKYMTPVILLLDEIVGHTTEKVVIPDPSTIELVDRKKPEVTPEEYRPYAETEDCIPILANFGTGYKYNVTGLCHNETGFPINDNSMIEKLILRLTKKIVSNCDDIIMNRTLELDDAEIGIFAYGSVARSAQSAVTRCRAEGIKVGLLEPTVLWPFPKNEVLEMAKKVKAIVVPEMNLGQMAREVELAARCEAVVHKLGRVDGNPIVPDQIVKMVKEVV